The sequence TTCATGCCTAACGGTGGTTTTGTCACCCTCTCGAATATGTTTCTACAAATTATCTGGGGTGGACAAGGAACAGGAACCGCTTATTTATTCGCTTACTTGATTTTGGCGGTATTCGTCACTGGATTGATGGTGGGACGGACACCGGAATTTTTGGGACGCAAAATTGAGAAGCGAGAGGTAGTGTTGGCTAGTTTCTTGATTTTGATGGTACACCCGATCGCTATTTTAATTCCCGCTGCGATCGCTTTAGCATTTCCTGAACAACTGGCGGGGATTAGTAATCCTGGCTTCCACGGCTTTTCCCAGGTGATGTATGAATATGCATCGGCTGCAGCTAACAATGGTTCTGGGTTAGAAGGTTTAGCAGATTCGCAACCCTCGCCAATAGCTATAGCTGCGGGTGCTCAAACAACTGTTACCGCTCTGTGGTGGAATCTCAGCACTTGTTTCAGTTTATTAGCTGGGCGCTATATCCCTGTGATTGGTTTGTTGTTACTCGCCGACAGTATGTCTCGCAAACAACTCGTACCTTTAACAACTGGGACACTGCGAACCAACACCGGGCTGTTTACGGGTGTCACCGCTGGGGTAATTTTAATTCTGGGTGCGCTGACGTTTTTCCCGGTGCTGGCTTTGGGCCCCATTGGTGAGGCTTTTTGGATTGCTAAAGGTATCGGTTGAGCAGAAATAATGGGTTTGATTGGAAACGCAAAGGAGCGCTGAGGTTGGCTGAGTTTCTCATCCCTAATCCCTAATCTCTAATCCCTAAAAAATATGACAGCTAACATAAATCCTTCCTCGCCCCGCACACCCCAAAGGACTCGTGATTCTCGCAAACATACGCCAAAAGCAGATATGCGGGGACTGTATCAAAGGGCCGTTCGTGAGTCTTTTGTCAAGCTTGACCCGCGAATTACTGTGAGAAATCCGGTGATGTTTGTGGTTTGGGTGGGGACGATTGTGACTTTTTTGGTGACTCTCGACCCGAATTTGTTTGGTACGATTCAGGCGGATGTTAATCAACAGCGTGTGTTGAATGGGTTGATTACGCTAATTTTATTTTTTACTTTGGTTTTTGCTAATTTTGCGGAAGCTGTGGCTGAAGGTCGGGGTAAAGCCCAGGCTGATGCTTTGAGAGCAACGCGGTCTGATACTGAGGCTAAGAAAATTTTGCCTGATGGCGCGATTGAGAAAGTTAATTCTACGCAACTGCGCCAAGGGGATTTAGTGAAAGTCATTGCTGGTGATATGATTCCGGCTGATGGCGAGGTGATGCAAGGTATTGGTTCTGTGGATGAGTCGGCGATTACTGGGGAGTCGGCTCCTGTTCTTAAGCAACCGGGTACAGATATCGCCAGTTCGGTGACGGGAGGGACTCGTCTACTTTCGGATGAGTTGACGATTAGGATTACCGCTAATCCTGGTCAAGGCTTTATTGACCGGATGATTTCTTTAGTTGAGGGTGCAGAACGGAGTAAGACGCCGAATGAGGTTGCTTTGACGGTACTTTTAGCAGTGCTGACTCAGGTATTCTTGATTGTAGTGGCGACTATGACACCTTTTGTCGGTTATATTGCCAGTTTTATCAGTACTGTATTTGGGGCTGAGGCTGCTAATAGCTTGCGGGCTGGTGCTAGTGTCGCCATCTTGGTTTCGTTACTGGTAGCATTGATACCCACGACTATCGGTGGTTTGCTCAGTGCGATTGGAATTGCGGGGATGGATAGAGTCGCCCAATTTAACGTTATTGCTACCTCTGGTCGTGCGGTGGAAGCCTGCGGTGATATCAACACCTTGGTGTTAGATAAAACAGGTACGATTACTTTAGGTAATCGCATGGCTGATGAGTTTATTCCGTTGAATAATTATTCACAACC is a genomic window of Fortiea contorta PCC 7126 containing:
- the kdpB gene encoding potassium-transporting ATPase subunit KdpB, which encodes MTANINPSSPRTPQRTRDSRKHTPKADMRGLYQRAVRESFVKLDPRITVRNPVMFVVWVGTIVTFLVTLDPNLFGTIQADVNQQRVLNGLITLILFFTLVFANFAEAVAEGRGKAQADALRATRSDTEAKKILPDGAIEKVNSTQLRQGDLVKVIAGDMIPADGEVMQGIGSVDESAITGESAPVLKQPGTDIASSVTGGTRLLSDELTIRITANPGQGFIDRMISLVEGAERSKTPNEVALTVLLAVLTQVFLIVVATMTPFVGYIASFISTVFGAEAANSLRAGASVAILVSLLVALIPTTIGGLLSAIGIAGMDRVAQFNVIATSGRAVEACGDINTLVLDKTGTITLGNRMADEFIPLNNYSQPEVARISLLASVFDDTPEGRSIVGLAEKYKVKVDFDPKQLEGVEFSAKTRMSGTNLPDGKQARKGAVDAIKGFVRSRGGPVPDDVDAAYERVSRLGGTPLAVCQDDQIYGVIYLKDVVKPGLRERFDQLRRMGVRTIMLTGDNRITASVIAQEAGVDDYIAEATPEDKIAVIRSEQSQGKLVAMTGDGTNDAPALAQANVGLAMNSGTQAAKEAANMVDLDSDPTKLIDLVTIGKQLLITRGALTTFSIANDIAKYFAIIPTIFAAAGIGALNIMALKSAQSAIVSALIYNALIIPVLIPLALKGVKFLPLTADQLLRRNIFIYGLGGIIAPFIAIKIIDVILPLS